From the Selenomonas timonae genome, one window contains:
- a CDS encoding polysaccharide deacetylase family protein, protein MKFRALLLALVLVITVSGTTSAAVTEHRESTTNLSIAYPVLSLEDAAVANLINADMEALAASVRSAYESGAFYRGEFGYRVHLDDDNFLSVTFTDLRYELRGNQPTRHDYGYVYYKKTGQRLPLAFFVHVTPSDLDGEAVNGHLYNEQGRNTPIQPEKSVREVPTNYFLGGRGYVCPIFQAGELTASTGPTYILLDASIIDYFNRKNK, encoded by the coding sequence ATGAAATTCAGAGCCTTGCTGCTCGCTCTCGTGCTTGTCATCACGGTCTCGGGCACGACGAGCGCAGCCGTCACCGAGCATCGCGAGTCGACGACAAATCTCTCCATCGCCTATCCTGTTCTCAGCCTCGAGGACGCTGCTGTCGCGAATCTCATCAACGCCGACATGGAGGCGCTGGCGGCGAGCGTGCGCTCTGCCTACGAGAGCGGCGCATTCTATCGCGGCGAGTTCGGCTATCGCGTCCACCTCGACGATGACAACTTCCTCTCCGTGACGTTCACGGATCTGCGCTACGAGCTGCGCGGCAACCAGCCGACACGCCACGACTACGGCTACGTCTACTACAAGAAGACGGGTCAGCGTCTGCCGCTCGCGTTCTTCGTCCACGTCACACCGTCCGATCTCGACGGCGAGGCGGTGAATGGACATCTCTACAACGAGCAGGGACGCAACACCCCCATTCAGCCCGAGAAGTCCGTGCGCGAGGTGCCGACGAACTACTTCCTCGGCGGGCGCGGCTATGTCTGCCCAATCTTTCAGGCGGGTGAACTGACGGCGAGCACGGGGCCGACCTACATTCTGCTCGACGCAAGCATCATCGACTACTTCAACCGCAAGAACAAATAA